Within Flavobacterium pisciphilum, the genomic segment CGTCAGGTGATACTTTAGAACTTCATGATAACAATGATAAAAAATCTAGAAAGTTCATTGTAATTGGTGATAAGAAAATGGTTTTCTTAATTGAAGGAACTGAAAGATCAGATAAATATTGGAGAAAAATAAAATACTGAAGAATCTCTGTGATTAAATTCCGTAAAGGTTGATGATTTTGATTGTCGAGTTTCTAGTGTGATTTCTCTGCTTCGCTCGAAATGACAAACAAGCTGAATGTTATTTTCCTTTCTGTAAATAACAATATTTTAAAACCAATTCTCGTTTAAACTATTCTGTACGATTCACTATGGAAAACTTAGAGCCTTTGCAACTAAGAATCTTAGAATCTTGCCTAATTAAACCTTTTAAAAAAACAAAAGTCTTATTTCAATATAATTCCAGTTGTTATGAAAAAAAGCAATCTTTGGTCGTTACGATTAGGTTTCTCAGGGAAAGAAGCTAGTGAAATCGAAAAGTTAGGATTAGAAAAATTCCTAAAGAAATCGTATAGCTTAAAGGTTGATAAGCAGCTTCCAGCTTTTTTAGATGATGATCCTAAAACACTCCTAGAGCTTAAGGAACTAAAACAATCTATAAAAAACGCAGATACAGAAGCTAAAAAGAAAATCCTAAAAAAAGAGATTTATTCAGCAATTGAACTGCGAAGATGGTGGATTGATAAAATGCGGAATGATGAATTTCCGTTGCTGGAGAATATGGTTTGTTTTTGGCACAATCATTTTGTTGCAACCTCACAAAAAGTAAAAGTCAACTACTGGATTTATCAGCACAACATGATTTTGCGTGAAAATGCTTTTGGTAATTTCAAAGACCTGATCAAGAAAATAATAAAGTCGAATGCAATTGTCAAATACTTAGATAATGTCGACAATAAGAAAGATAAAATTAACGAAAACCTAAGTCGGGAATTACTGGAGTTATTTACAATAGGAATAGGGAATTATTCTGAGAGTGACATTAAAAACGGTGCGCGAGCTTTGGCAGGATTGAATTACGGTGATGATAACGCTGTTTATAGAAAATTTGCTGAAGACAATACTGATAAAACTTATTTTGGTAAAACGGGAAATTGGAAAGCCGATGATTTAGTTGATATTATTTTTGAGCAAAAAAACATTCCCTACTTAATAACCCGAAAAATTCTGAAATGGTTTGTTTATGATAATCCATCAGAAGAATTGGTGACTTATTATGGCGATTATTTTCGAAAGAAGAACTTTGAAATAGAACCTCTGCTTACTAAAATTTTTATAGAAGAATACGCTAAAGATAATGTGGGAACAAAGATTAAAAACCCTTTAGTATATCTGCTTCAGCTTATTGATGAACTAGAAATTGAAGATTTTGATAATGCATTAATTGCTTATTTTCTGAGGCAGCAAGGAATGGATCTGTATAATCAAGTAAATGTAAAAGGATGGGATGGCGGAAACTCATGGTTGACCTCACAGATATACTTGCAACGAAATAATACGTCAGATTTGCTTTGTAATGGTCGGAATATTTCAAGAAAAGTTTTGGACACAATGGGAGATGAAGCAGGGAAGCCAAAACTAGAACTCGATAAAATTGATGTAAAGATTGATTTTGATTCTAATGGAAGTAATAAAACAATCATTACTGAATTGTCAAATAGATTGTTATTTACTGTAACAGAATCATCACAGAAGGATATGGAAAATTTACTGAAATATGATTTTGATCCGAAAGACTCCCATGCCAATTTTGCTGTGATTCGATTGTTTAATTACATCTCAAAATTGCCAGAATACCAATTAATCTAGAAGTCTAAAGCTATGAACAGAAGGAATTTTATATCGATAACAGGGACATTTACTGGTGGAATGCTTTTACTTCCTGATTTTTTGCATGCCTATGGTACGCAAAGTAATTTGATGATTGGAGAACAATGCGTTGTATTTGTTCAGCTTAATGGAGGGAATGACGGATTGAATACTTTTATTCCATATGAGAATCCATTGTATTATGATTATAGGACTAAAATTGCTTTGAATAAAGATGTAGTCGTGAGTAAAAATAAAGGGATGGCATTTCATCCATCGTTAAAAGATTTTGCTCAAATGCAACAGAATGGCGATTTAACAGTAATTCAGAATGTAGGTTATCCAGAGCCAGTTCGCTCTCATTTTCGTTCTCAAGAAATTTGGCAAACGGCTACAGATTCTAATAAATACATAAACGAAGGTTGGCTTGGGCGCTATTTAGACTTGCAATGTAAAGAGCATAATCCAACAGCAGGGATAAATTTAGACTCTATTGATAATTTGGCTTTAAAAGGAATTGAACCTAATTCGATAACAGTAAAAGATCCCAATCGATTTAAAGTGAAATCAGACAAGGAAGAGAATGTAATATTGTCTAATAATCCTCAATTGGATTTTGTTCGTAAAATTGCTAATTCAGTTACAGAGGGTTCCGATGAAATTCAGAAAGCATTGGTTAGATCAAAAAACGAAATTAGTTATCCAAAAACTGGATTATCTAAAAACCTAGAGTGGATTGCAAGATTGATAAAAGGAAATTTAAATTCTAAAGTGTATTATACTTCTCTTGGAGGTTTTGACACGCATGATAATCAGTTGGCAATTCACGAACGAAAATTAACAGAATTAAACGATGCTATTTTTAGTTTTTATCAGGATTTGAAACAAGCTAAAATGCTTCAAAATGTTACTGTTGTTGTTTTCTCAGAATTTGGAAGAAGAGTAAAAGACAATGGAAATGGTACGGATCATGGAACTGCGGCACCAATGTTTATTATTGGGGGAAGTAATAAAGGTACTATTTTAGGAAAGAATCCAGATTTGTCTAATCTTGATAATGGCGATTTAAAATATGAAATTGATTTCAGAAGTGTTTATGCATCCTTATTACAGCAAAAAATGGATTTCGATTATTCTAAAATAGGAATAAATAATAAACCAGTTGCAGGATTGTTTTCTTGATTTTGATGTTTATCGAGCTTCTAGTATCATTTCTTCTTCTTCGAAATGGCAAACTAAGGATGCAGATTTTTAAAGAATGACTGAAAAATAGAAAATCTTTGAGTCTCATCGACTCAGAATCTCAGCAACTTA encodes:
- a CDS encoding DUF1800 domain-containing protein, with the translated sequence MKKSNLWSLRLGFSGKEASEIEKLGLEKFLKKSYSLKVDKQLPAFLDDDPKTLLELKELKQSIKNADTEAKKKILKKEIYSAIELRRWWIDKMRNDEFPLLENMVCFWHNHFVATSQKVKVNYWIYQHNMILRENAFGNFKDLIKKIIKSNAIVKYLDNVDNKKDKINENLSRELLELFTIGIGNYSESDIKNGARALAGLNYGDDNAVYRKFAEDNTDKTYFGKTGNWKADDLVDIIFEQKNIPYLITRKILKWFVYDNPSEELVTYYGDYFRKKNFEIEPLLTKIFIEEYAKDNVGTKIKNPLVYLLQLIDELEIEDFDNALIAYFLRQQGMDLYNQVNVKGWDGGNSWLTSQIYLQRNNTSDLLCNGRNISRKVLDTMGDEAGKPKLELDKIDVKIDFDSNGSNKTIITELSNRLLFTVTESSQKDMENLLKYDFDPKDSHANFAVIRLFNYISKLPEYQLI
- a CDS encoding DUF1501 domain-containing protein, giving the protein MNRRNFISITGTFTGGMLLLPDFLHAYGTQSNLMIGEQCVVFVQLNGGNDGLNTFIPYENPLYYDYRTKIALNKDVVVSKNKGMAFHPSLKDFAQMQQNGDLTVIQNVGYPEPVRSHFRSQEIWQTATDSNKYINEGWLGRYLDLQCKEHNPTAGINLDSIDNLALKGIEPNSITVKDPNRFKVKSDKEENVILSNNPQLDFVRKIANSVTEGSDEIQKALVRSKNEISYPKTGLSKNLEWIARLIKGNLNSKVYYTSLGGFDTHDNQLAIHERKLTELNDAIFSFYQDLKQAKMLQNVTVVVFSEFGRRVKDNGNGTDHGTAAPMFIIGGSNKGTILGKNPDLSNLDNGDLKYEIDFRSVYASLLQQKMDFDYSKIGINNKPVAGLFS